The following are encoded together in the Acidimicrobiales bacterium genome:
- a CDS encoding alkaline phosphatase family protein, with the protein MNRRSFLRGAAALGGLTSIGALSPVLADTRRTQRTASSEPEPLLSLPPAEAPIDTIVILMMENRSFDHYFGWLPLDEAYMEAGRSRYGTGFSVAGNNLQSYVAPDGKTYRTYHLGPQQPLDDPARGCGHPDPGHGWYEGRVQRDQGFLAHNTGNDIFAIGYFQATDLPVYTALVRAFTTFDHYHAAIMSSTYPNRLYLLSAQTDGLKDPPLPIQQLGFHWPCIMDRLTTAGVSWRNYAQDLPTAAFFGTRQLPNVRPLGAFLDDAAAATLPQVSFVDPGFMSGYRTDDHPLGDHRVAQAFVGTIFSAFHASPQWRRGAMFVTYDEWGGFFDHVPPPSVYDDRASTVDAENFGQLGFRVPMLLLSPYARPGFVDHRLYEHTSVLRFLEWRFLGAPPEGPGTADGRSRWWLTGRDRYANNIGASMVATPDTDARLDPASIIPDVSAACVGRTFQDVPVADQIEQMVIPQPKPDSPTTSSEFGVTGVSAMQRALEAGYFDRLGYQVKPSLTLAQLTGR; encoded by the coding sequence ATGAATCGCCGCTCGTTCTTGCGAGGTGCCGCCGCCCTTGGCGGGTTGACCTCGATCGGTGCTCTGTCACCCGTGTTAGCCGATACCAGGCGGACGCAACGCACAGCCAGCTCTGAGCCCGAACCGTTGCTGTCCCTGCCGCCGGCCGAGGCTCCGATCGACACCATCGTCATTCTGATGATGGAGAACAGGTCTTTCGACCACTACTTCGGCTGGCTTCCCCTAGACGAAGCGTATATGGAGGCAGGTCGTAGTCGTTACGGCACCGGGTTCTCGGTGGCCGGCAACAACCTTCAGTCGTATGTCGCGCCCGACGGCAAGACGTACCGGACTTATCACCTCGGACCACAGCAGCCGCTCGACGACCCGGCCCGTGGTTGTGGCCATCCAGATCCTGGGCACGGCTGGTATGAGGGACGCGTCCAGAGGGACCAGGGATTCCTAGCCCATAACACCGGTAACGACATTTTCGCCATCGGTTACTTCCAGGCGACCGACTTGCCCGTGTACACAGCGCTGGTGCGCGCCTTCACCACCTTTGACCACTATCACGCTGCGATCATGAGCTCGACATATCCGAACCGGCTCTACTTGTTGTCGGCCCAGACTGATGGCCTCAAAGACCCACCCCTGCCGATCCAACAGCTCGGATTTCATTGGCCGTGCATAATGGACCGGCTTACGACCGCCGGAGTCTCTTGGCGCAACTACGCCCAAGATCTTCCTACCGCTGCATTCTTCGGGACGCGCCAACTACCAAACGTTCGCCCCCTCGGAGCCTTTCTGGACGATGCGGCCGCTGCCACACTGCCGCAGGTGTCCTTTGTCGACCCGGGATTTATGAGCGGTTATCGGACGGACGACCACCCCCTCGGTGATCACCGCGTCGCCCAAGCGTTCGTTGGCACGATATTCTCGGCGTTCCATGCTTCCCCACAATGGCGGCGGGGGGCGATGTTCGTTACCTACGACGAGTGGGGCGGCTTCTTCGATCACGTTCCGCCCCCATCTGTATATGACGACCGAGCCAGCACGGTTGACGCCGAGAACTTCGGACAGCTCGGATTCCGGGTTCCAATGCTTCTACTCTCGCCTTATGCGCGTCCGGGTTTCGTCGACCACCGACTGTATGAGCACACTTCAGTGTTGCGTTTTCTCGAGTGGCGATTCCTGGGCGCACCTCCAGAAGGGCCGGGTACAGCCGATGGGCGGTCACGGTGGTGGCTTACTGGACGGGACCGTTACGCGAACAACATCGGTGCGTCGATGGTTGCTACGCCGGACACCGACGCCCGCCTCGATCCCGCGAGCATCATCCCCGACGTGTCCGCAGCTTGCGTAGGACGGACCTTCCAGGACGTCCCCGTTGCCGACCAGATCGAGCAGATGGTCATCCCGCAACCGAAGCCTGACTCCCCGACAACTTCATCGGAGTTCGGCGTTACCGGCGTGTCAGCGATGCAGCGCGCCCTTGAGGCTGGGTACTTTGATCGTCTCGGGTACCAGGTCAAGCCATCGTTGACTTTGGCCCAGCTCACTGGCCGGTAG